The following are from one region of the Osmia bicornis bicornis chromosome 8, iOsmBic2.1, whole genome shotgun sequence genome:
- the LOC114881036 gene encoding uncharacterized protein LOC114881036 — MQFGIIFVTVAATLLQGGQSGFVSIRMPYLNPAGVTYINNVEPEAHLYGLPARVEAQHVGYATAQVPAVAAVPYVKHVPTVSHVPVTKIEAQHALLEKQLDVVKPAVSTRKFEVRRPAIQKQFFDIEERVVVRPAGSAVLELDQPTSKTPKGPAVIQSLYPHYESVQAIGQQVVSSTPAPSDDETVVVDNPEFRNRAVQDQANASGAQTRLNFNGAQSEDTFVAHDPSPNVVVSPNSTPEEDRQNQNRLLELLTARGNVAEVGFGNLGLAKSAVGDAGQIRSRVISATPAPEYADSADERVSTRRVVVSRPIETLQEVNVVEPATKIERVSVHQPTLIKTARLDHVQVHGSVPIVGKALTSTIAHTAVPVYQKTFSPAYEYYH, encoded by the exons ATGCAGTTTGGAATCATCTTCGTGACAGTGGCAGCCACGTTGCTGCAGGGTGGCCAGAGCGGTTTTGTGTCCATCAGAATGCCTTACTTGAATCCGGCAGGTGTAACCTACATCAACAATGTCGAGCCTGAGGCACATCTTTACGGGCTTCCTGCTAGAGTCGAGGCTCAGCATGTTGGATACGCTACCGCCCAAGTGCCAGCAGTAGCTGCTGTGCCCTATGTCAAACACGTGCCCACTGTATCTCATGTGCCAGTAACGAAAATTGAAGCTCAACATGCTCTCTTGGAGAAGCAGTTGGATGTAGTGAAACCAGCCGTTTCGACCCGCAAGTTTGAA GTCCGTCGTCCAGCAATTCAGAAGCAGTTCTTCGACATCGAGGAACGCGTTGTGGTTCGTCCAGCTGGATCAGCCGTGCTCGAATTGGACCAACCAACCTCGAAGACACCTAAAGGACCAGCAGTGATCCAATCTCTGTATCCCCACTATGAATCCGTACAAGCAATTGGCCAGCAAGTTGTTTCTTCTACTCCAGCCCCTAGTGATGATGAAACCGTAGTCGTGGACAATCCTGAATTCCGTAATCGTGCAGTACAGGACCAG GCTAACGCATCTGGAGCGCAAACAAGACTCAACTTCAATGGTGCACAATCAGAAGACACCTTTGTTGCTCATGATCCATCACCAAACGTAGTTGTAAGTCCTAATTCCACTCCTGAAGAGGACAGACAGAATCAAAACAGGCTGCTCGAGTTGCTCACTGCTCGTGGAAACGTTGCTGAG GTGGGATTCGGTAATCTCGGACTCGCCAAGTCTGCAGTTGGAGACGCCGGTCAGATAAGAAGTCGGGTAATCTCCGCAACTCCTGCTCCAGAATATGCGGACTCGGCTGACGAACGCGTGTCTACACGACGAGTCGTGGTTAGCAGACCCATCGAAACTCTTCAAGAAGTGAACGTCGTGGAACCAGCGacgaaaattgaaagagtATCCGTGCATCAACCCACCCTCATTAAAACAGCACGTCTCGACCACGTTCAGGTTCACGGTTCCGTACCAATCGTCGGGAAGGCTCTTACATCGACCATCGCTCATACTGCAGTTCCAGTTTACCAGAAGACTTTCTCTCCAGCTTACGAATACTACCATTAA